A window from Leishmania mexicana MHOM/GT/2001/U1103 complete genome, chromosome 33 encodes these proteins:
- a CDS encoding putative actin-like protein, whose translation MSVVEVGTFNVRAGYIGDATCTRCVPALRALVAPEEVDLISLLYATSKSLDTASLPSSSAFANEEAGGTADSFLSQGSGAPPNALLPLWSLRQVESHPQEHIDSLRRLKRDVLENAEQDPLCLVLPEAWHERTDVMEALFQLILETPGLTTALYCMRPSVGWTFASGAASSIVLDVGHSHTTVTAVLDGYALRHSIDTIPVGGDAVTTQYSELLSKHRPVVEAAAPALSHSTVREIYWRDWVADVKHCLARVLPYQGGTGGGTSAAGKGSSPTAVKEAPVRAATDLQAPDGARVHLDEGEAAIPFEVFFSATGDEKRNVATLMAMCKRRMDPEWQLHTVPHLLAGAGSLVPGFRDRVVEELKAQDSSYFRYERDGVLNMAQTADGAWVGASMAASSSSFEPLWVTRGEWAEEGVSVLYRKLFY comes from the coding sequence ATGTCTGTGGTGGAAGTTGGTACTTTTAACGTCCGTGCGGGCTACATCGGCGACGCGACGTGTACCCGGTGTGTGCCGGCACTGCGCGCCCTGGTCGCCCCAGAGGAGGTGGATCTCATCTCGCTTCTGTACGCCACCAGCAAGAGCCTCGATacagcgtcgctgccgtcgtcttCGGCATTTGCGAACGAGGAAGCAGGAGGGACTGCCGACTCCTTCCTGAGTCAAGGCAGTGGCGCACCTCCAAACGCGCTTCTCCCACTCTGGAGTCTACGCCAAGTGGAGAGCCATCCACAGGAGCACATAGACTCGTTGCGTCGCCTAAAGCGGGACGTGTTGGAGAACGCTGAGCAGGACCCGCTCTGCCTCGTCCTGCCCGAGGCCTGGCACGAGCGGACAGATGTTATGGAGGCGCTGTTTCAGCTCATCCTCGAGACCCCAGGTCTCACGACGGCTCTCTACTGCATGCGTCCTAGTGTGGGATGGACGTTTGCGTCTGGCGCCGCCTCGAGTATCGTGCTGGATGTGGGGCACAGCCACACAACGGTTACTGCCGTCTTGGACGGCTATGCACTGCGCCACTCCATTGACACGATCCCCgtcggcggtgacgccgtcACGACCCAGTACAGCGAGTTGCTCAGCAAGCACCGACCCGtcgtggaggcggctgcgccagcaTTGTCACATAGCACAGTGCGAGAGATTTACTGGCGCGATTGGGTGGCCGACGTAAAGCACTGCTTGGCACGCGTGCTGCCGTATCAGGGCGGCACTGGCGGTGGCACGTCTGCTGCAGGGAAGGGGTCTTCGCCAACAGCGGTCAAGGAAGCCCCCGTGCGCGCTGCAACGGACTTGCAGGCGCCAGACGGCGCAAGAGTGCACCTTGACGAGGGCGAAGCTGCTATCCCGTTCGAGGTGTTCTTCAGCGCAACAGGCGACGAGAAGCGGAACGTGGCGACTCTGATGGCCATGTGCAAGCGACGGATGGACCCGGAGTGGCAGCTACACACAGTGCCGCACTTGCTTGCTGGAGCCGGTAGCCTTGTGCCGGGCTTCCGCGACCGCGTGGTTGAGGAGCTGAAGGCACAGGATTCCTCCTACTTCCGCTATGAACGGGATGGGGTGCTGAACATGGCGCAGACCGCCGAtggtgcgtgggtgggggcgtccatggccgcctccagctcgtcCTTTGAGCCACTCTGGGTGACACGGGGGGAATGGGCTGAGGAGGGCGTCTCGGTGCTGTACCGTAAGCTCTTCTACTAG
- a CDS encoding phosphomannomutase-like protein, which translates to MSSLDAKVEQWLAWDRDPATRQVIESLAAKKDTAELRRRLETRMKFSTAGLRSTMGAGNAHMNRLTVLQTAQGLAAYVKQQFAPAELSRGIVIGYDGRHHSREFGEITATVMHQQGIKTYLYRDCIPTPFVPYGVRFLKALAGVMVTASHNPKAYNGLKVYWSNGAQIVAPLDASIAASIDANLTPLESSWAPFAAADHVDPYDDVFADYFATLRSSYAPASDASSVRFTFTAMHGVGTRFTRYGLRHVLGLPASHLSVVAEQAEPNPDFPTVRFPNPEEGKSALALSFGTAETHGATVVLANDPDADRLAVAERLPNEEGWHILTGNEIGALLGWWALERARRQGIALERCLLISTVVSSCILKTMAAREGAQYSETLTGFKFMGNKALERKASEGLQTLFAYEEAIGFMWGERVMDKDGVTAAVVVADLACYLWKERQCSLVEYLQNLYRQYGYHFTYSSYMTIDDPSRTKALLQSIRTAASGEYPSQVAGRPVTRVVDLAAQVDTAAPSRRPSLGKTPMITLHVDGGISITIRGSGTEPKVKWYAELVSTDAAGQQVLNAFVAKAVTELMQPHKFGLVMRPEDAEVFSKL; encoded by the coding sequence ATGTCATCCCTCGATGCGAAAGTGGAGCAGTGGCTGGCGTGGGACCGCGATCCGGCGACGCGTCAGGTCATCGAATCCCTGGCAGCCAAGAAGGACACGGCGgagctgcgacgccgccttGAGACGCGCATGAAgttcagcaccgccggccTGCGATCCACCATGGGGGCCGGAAACGCTCACATGAATCGTCTCACGGTGCTGCAGACGGCGCAGGGGCTGGCGGCGTACGTGAAGCAACAGTTTGCCCCCGCGGAGCTCTCGCGCGGCATAGTCATCGGCTACGATGGGCGGCACCACAGCCGCGAGTTCGGTGAGATCACAGCCACTGTCATGCATCAGCAGGGCATCAAGACGTACTTGTACCGCGACTGCATCCCCACACCGTTTGTGCCGTACGGCGTCAGGTTCTTGAAAGCATTAGCCGGGGTGATGGTGACGGCCAGCCACAACCCCAAGGCGTACAATGGCTTAAAGGTGTATTGGTCGAACGGGGCTCAGATTGTCGCTCCGCTAGATGCATCGATCGCCGCCAGCATCGACGCGAACCTCACTCCTCTCGAGTCTTCGTGGGCCCCGTTCGCCGCGGCCGACCACGTGGACCCGTACGACGACGTTTTCGCAGACTACTTCGCCACGCTGCGTTCCTCCTACGCCCCGGCCAGCGACGCGTCCTCCGTGCGCTTCACCTTCACTGCCATGCACGGTGTAGGGACCCGTTTCACGAGGTATGGGCTTCGGCACGTGTTGGGGCTTCCTGCGTCGCACCTCAGCGTCGTGGCAGAGCAAGCCGAGCCGAACCCGGACTTCCCTACCGTGCGCTTCCCCAATCCGGAGGAGGGCAAGTCGGCGTTAGCCTTGTCCTTTGGAACTGCAGAGACCcacggcgccaccgtcgtgcTGGCAAACGACCCGGATGCTGACCGCctggccgtggcggagcgccTTCCCAATGAGGAGGGGTGGCACATATTGACGGGCAACGAGATCGGTGCACTGCTGGGGTGGTGGGCGCTGGagcgagcgcggcggcagggcaTCGCGCTCGAGCGCTGCTTGCTGATATCGACTGTAGTCAGCTCGTGCATCCTCAAGACAATGGCGGccagggagggggcgcagtACTCGGAGACATTGACGGGCTTCAAGTTTATGGGCAACAAGGCACTGGAGCGGAAGGCGTCGGAAGGGTTGCAGACGCTCTTTGCGTACGAGGAGGCGATTGGGTTCATGTGGGGCGAGCGGGTGATGGACAAAGACGGCGTGACGGCTGCGGTTGTTGTCGCCGACCTCGCCTGCTACCTCTGGAAGGAGAGACAGTGCTCGCTGGTGGAGTACCTGCAGAACTTGTACCGGCAGTACGGCTACCATTTCACGTACAGCTCGTACATGACGATAGATGACCCGTCACGGACAAAGGCGCTCTTGCAGAGCATCCGCACTGCGGCGTCAGGGGAGTACCCCTCTCAGGTGGCGGGGCGGCCAGTGACGCGCGTGGTAGACCTCGCGGCGCAAGTTGACACGGCTGCCCCGTCTCGACGGCCGTCTCTCGGCAAGACGCCAATGATCACCTTGCACGTGGACGGCGGCATAAGCATCACCAttcgaggcagcggcacggagCCGAAGGTCAAGTGGTACGCCGAGCTGGTGAGCACGGACGCGGCGGGACAGCAGGTGCTGAACGCGTTCGTGGCAAAGGCTGTGACTGAACTTATGCAGCCGCACAAGTTCGGCCTCGTCATGCGCCCCGAAGACGCGGAGGTGTTTAGTAAGCTCTAG
- a CDS encoding putative ribosomal protein L14 — MLRFFRARLAPTTTDAAAKLPAGNPVNKTWFRHNLIIRRKGSYRSRWGNGTEGYGAGVPLSDQVKLHCVDNTNCKHVRLISKATAERFAHCRVFPAVAHRVSVQRFKGRGGGAEVSRHRVKPGNIYWVCLFTRRQTNTRMSGLQTNFDRNTCIIMNDQRVPLGTRVMYCAGRHVNHKYHMKAVVLANFFV; from the coding sequence ATGCTTCGCTTTTTTCGGGCACGCCTggcacccaccaccaccgatgCGGCCGCCAAGCTGCCTGCTGGGAATCCGGTGAACAAGACGTGGTTCCGCCACAATCTCATTATCCGGCGCAAGGGTTCGTACCGCTCTCGGTGGGGCAACGGCACGGAAGGGTACGGAGCTGGCGTTCCTCTTAGTGATCAAGTGAAGCTGCACTGTGTAGACAACACAAACTGCAAGCACGTCCGTCTCATATCCAAGGCTACGGCTGAGCGCTTCGCACACTGCCGCGTCTTTCCTGCCGTCGCCCACCGTGTGTCGGTGCAGCGCTTCAAGGGACGTGGCGGGGGTGCTGAGGTCTCGCGCCATCGTGTCAAACCCGGAAACATATACTGGGTCTGCCTATTCACGCGTCGTCAAACAAACACCCGCATGAGTGGCTTGCAGACGAACTTTGACCGCAACACGTGCATTATCATGAATGACCAGCGCGTACCGTTAGGGACGCGGGTGATGTACTGCGCTGGCCGTCACGTTAACCACAAGTATCACATGAAGGCCGTCGTGCTCGCAAACTTTTTTGTCTGA
- a CDS encoding major intrisic-like protein gives MLSEFLSQLVAEFVGTFLLVLTITLASVGVGALAPIPIGFMLAAMCFTFGYISGAHFNPAISFAVFINRKMTLRRTVMYIVVQLAGSFCASLYASAIIGLEIPAPVANGNLANTWQVLLCELVYTFALTSVVLHVCFSRQRSNDFYGFAIGMTLMAAGFSVGGFTGGAFNPAVATGTQLVLCVYKNCDPLFYVWVYWIAPICGAFIASAIYQLLDTHECVPVGLGKEAVY, from the coding sequence ATGCTCTCCGAGTTCCTTAGtcagctggtggcggagtTCGTCGGCACCTTTTTGCTGGTTCTGACCATCACACTAGCTTCTGTCGGAGTGGGCGCGCTCGCGCCTATTCCCATTGGTTTTATGCTGGCGGCGATGTGCTTCACTTTTGGCTACATCAGCGGCGCGCACTTCAACCCCGCCATCTCCTTCGCCGTTTTCATCAATCGCAAAATGACGCTGCGTCGAACGGTGATGTACATAGTTGTGCAGCTCGCCGgctccttctgcgcctcACTCTACGCGTCCGCAATCATCGGACTCGAGATCCCAGCACCGGTTGCGAACGGCAACTTGGCGAACACTTGGCAAgtgctgctgtgcgagcTTGTGTACACGTTCGCTCTCACCtcggtggtgctgcacgtCTGCTTCTCTCGTCAGCGTTCGAATGACTTTTACGGCTTCGCTATCGGCATGACGCTCATGGCGGCCGGGTTCTCGGTCGGCGGGTTCACCGGCGGCGCCTTCAACCCAGCCGTCGCCACAGGCACGCAGCTGGTGTTGTGCGTATACAAGAATTGCGACCCGCTCTTCTACGTTTGGGTGTACTGGATCGCCCCCATCTGTGGCGCCTTCATCGCCAGCGCCATCTATCAGCTGCTGGACACGCACGAATGTGTGCCGGTGGGGTTAGGCAAGGAGGCGGTGTATTGA
- a CDS encoding putative small nuclear ribonucleoprotein, whose product MAESIPIKVLYDALHLKVSIEVATGEVYHGTVEELQNNMNVLLKNATKTARGGKETKMDSVFVRGSNIVFFQLPDALQTSPALLRAGEVVSKAKDTRGDGKGFGASRKRARNS is encoded by the coding sequence ATGGCGGAAAGCATTCCGATCAAGGTGCTCTATGATGCGCTGCACCTGAAGGTTTCCATAGAAGTTGCTACCGGGGAAGTGTACCATGGCACCGTAGAAGAGCTGCAGAACAACATGAATGTGCTGCTGAAAAATGCGACCAAGACTGCACGGGGCGGTAAGGAGACCAAGATGGACTCCGTCTTTGTACGAGGCTCGAACATCGTCTTCTTTCAGTTGCCCGATGCACTGCAGACCAGTCCTGCGTTGCTCCGCGCAGGCGAGGTCGTGTCCAAGGCAAAGGACACGCGTGGCGACGGCAAGGGATTTGGCGCGTCTCGCAAGCGTGCTCGCAACTCATAG